A stretch of the Methylacidiphilum caldifontis genome encodes the following:
- the fdhD gene encoding formate dehydrogenase accessory sulfurtransferase FdhD: MTQRPGSKVPIRIWEFTEETKKNRADYLATEEPLEIRLKAGEEEKVLAVTMRTPGADFDLTLGFLFCEGVISSLDEVHSISYCLRKEEEQRYNSLLVILNQSRLPAMGSFERHFMTSSACGVCGRATVDLLVTKKKENSRFPFNWKIPLEVIYKLPQEFQTKQNLFKTTGGLHAAAIFDLKGNLINIKEDVGRHNAMDKIVGCALREGLIPLDKHIVMVSGRASYELLQKAYMAGLRFFCSVSAPSSLALVVAQKFSITLVGFLRKKRFNVYSGIERIE, from the coding sequence ATGACGCAGAGACCAGGTTCTAAAGTTCCAATCCGCATCTGGGAGTTTACTGAAGAAACAAAAAAAAATAGGGCAGATTACCTAGCTACTGAAGAGCCATTAGAGATCCGTCTTAAGGCTGGAGAGGAAGAAAAAGTCCTAGCCGTTACGATGAGAACTCCGGGAGCTGACTTTGATTTAACCCTAGGCTTTCTGTTTTGTGAAGGAGTAATTTCTAGTTTGGATGAGGTGCACTCGATTTCCTATTGCCTGCGAAAAGAAGAAGAACAGAGATACAATAGTCTTTTGGTTATTCTTAATCAATCCCGGCTGCCAGCAATGGGATCATTTGAAAGGCACTTCATGACCTCGAGTGCCTGTGGAGTTTGTGGTCGAGCTACAGTGGATCTATTGGTTACAAAAAAAAAGGAAAACAGCCGTTTTCCTTTTAACTGGAAAATACCTTTGGAGGTCATCTACAAACTGCCCCAAGAGTTCCAAACAAAACAAAATCTCTTCAAAACCACTGGTGGATTACATGCTGCAGCCATATTCGATTTAAAAGGCAATCTAATCAATATTAAAGAGGATGTTGGAAGACACAACGCTATGGATAAGATCGTTGGATGCGCTTTGCGCGAAGGGCTGATTCCATTGGATAAACACATCGTGATGGTTAGCGGCAGAGCCAGTTATGAGCTTCTTCAGAAAGCCTACATGGCAGGGCTCAGATTTTTTTGTTCCGTATCCGCTCCAAGCAGTCTTGCCCTTGTCGTTGCCCAAAAATTCTCTATTACCCTTGTTGGTTTTTTACGCAAAAAAAGATTTAACGTTTACAGTGGGATTGAAAGAATCGAATAG
- a CDS encoding zinc ribbon domain-containing protein: MGYKLHGLGGWLRTVPAPYTSQTCPVPECGHVSQANRPRQTTFRCERCGYEGHADTVGAMNILRAGLARIACSPV; the protein is encoded by the coding sequence TTGGGCTACAAGCTCCACGGGTTAGGGGGCTGGCTGAGGACCGTACCGGCCCCGTACACGAGCCAGACTTGTCCGGTGCCGGAATGCGGACATGTAAGCCAAGCGAATCGGCCGAGGCAAACGACATTCCGGTGCGAGAGGTGCGGGTATGAGGGCCATGCCGACACAGTGGGAGCGATGAACATATTAAGGGCTGGACTGGCCCGGATCGCCTGTTCTCCGGTGTAG